The Cydia strobilella chromosome 7, ilCydStro3.1, whole genome shotgun sequence DNA segment AATGCCAACTATGATATCGCAGTTTCGATATTGAAAGAGCGGTTTGGCAAGACGTCTCATTTAATAGATGCACACTATGCTGCACTATATAAGGTTAAGATGGCAAAAGGCTCCGCTGAAGATTGCAGGAAGACATTCAACGAAATTGAGAAGCATCTTAAAATTTTAGAGTCGTTAGGTGAAGATATTAACCACAATCATCTACGATTCATGCTATTGGAGAAATTTCCTTCGGAACTAGTatacgaaataaaactaaaagttaaTGATGAATCTATACAGGAACTCAGAGGCCAGTTAGATAGAATTATCACCGCTAAGGAGGATTCAGAAAGGATCTCGGGCAGGAAACGCCCTCATGAAACGGAAGATAGTACCGTTGGAACTCTTCATATAAACGCAAAACGTGCGAAATACGCAAACCAACCCCAACCACAACACAGTAACCAGAAGAAACAAAACCAACAAGGAGGCTTTGATAGAAGATCGGTGCAGATCAAGAAGTTTATTGGTTTTAAGAAACAGAATAAAGGGAACAGACCGAACCAAACTCAAACTTCAAATAAAGGTCAATCCGAACCTCAGCCAGGCCCCTCTGGAGAGAAGAAAGAATGGGTATGCGTCTTTTGCAAAGGGAATCACTTTAATGACAAATGCACTGAAGCTACTACCttggtagaaagaaagaaaCGACTAGGAAAACGATGCTTCCTATGTTTTAAGTTAAATCACTTTATGAAAGATTGCAAGATCGGTCGTAAGTGTACCGTTTGCCACGGTGAAGTACTGCATAACCGAGCTTTATGTCCTTTAAATTTTCAGAAGGAAGGCCCGGTGAAGAAACAGTTGTGACTGTCCTAGAAGAGGGTATTACAACGCTCCAAACAGCAATAGTTTATGCAAACCCCTTagatgataaaaataaacaatataaatatagactTCTTTTAGATCCCGGTTCTCAACGCTCCTATGTCACGTTTCAAACGGCCAAAGAATTGAAGCTTCCCGTCGAAGAAGAAAGTCATTTAGTAGTGTTCACCTTTGGTGATGATCCTCCTAAAGAAATACACAGCCCTATAGTTACTCTACAGTTGCTGTCAAGAACAAATAAGAAGATAGTTATACGGGTTAACTGCGTAGAACGTATTTCAAGAGGGTACATACCTAATGTCAAGATGAAGGACTTACCGGAGACATATGTACTAGCGGATGACGGTTCGTTAAGCGGACCAGTACAGATTCTGGTCGGAAACGAGTACTATTGTAACATAACCTATGAGAAGAAAGTACAATTGGACAGTAACCTGTTTCTGATCGACTCTGCCCTTGGTTGGATAATAAGTGGTAGAACAGAATCACAACTTAGTGACGAACCGTACGTAGTGACTTACACTCAGACTTGCATTGAAACGAAGCTTCATCAACCAGACCCACCTCTTTGTGATGCTGACATAAAGAGCCTTTGGGAACTAGAATGTATAGGTATCAGTGATTCCCCAAGAGCAACTAGAGAAGAAGAAGCGATCAAGTATTTCAACGATACTACAGTTAACCTAAATAATCGTTACACGGTAAGCTGGCCTTGGATAACTTATCCACCTGACTTACCTAACAATTTTGGAATGGCCTTTGGTCGCTTATCAAGCTTATTGAAGCGTATGGATCAAGACACGTTACTAGCGTATAGCGATACTTTTAAACAACAATTAGATAAAGGTATAATAGAAATAGTACCTACTTCAAGAATGTCAATGGGTAACCTCGTGCATTACTTACCTTTCCACGGAGTACATCATCGAGGGAAACCTATGAGGATAGTTTATGATGCTAGCTCTAAGAGTAGCAAGGATACGAAAAGTCTGAACGAATGTTTGTACAGAGGACCACTCATGTTAGAAGACCTCACTGGCttacttataaaatttagaacccATCAAATAGGTTTAACCTCAGATATTGAGAAAGCTTTTTTACAGATGGCGTTGCATGAAAAGGATCGTGATGTTACCAGATTCTTGTGGCTCAAAGATACCTCTAAACCGGTATCTCAGGACAACTTACTATACCTTAGATTTTGTAGAGTACCATTCGGCGTCATTTCTTCACCGTTTTTACTTAATGCAACTATCAAACACCACCTGTCCAAAGCGGAAGACCAACAAGTCAAACAGAAAGCGAATGACATATATGTAGATAACTTTGTATCGGGTTCCAACACTACGGATGAAGCGATGGAGCTCTACAGAAACCTAAAAGGGTCTTTTCAAGATATTTCAATGTCACTCAGGGATTGGAGTTCGAATTCTAAGGAATTCATGAAGAAGGTTTCtgatacatataaaaaagataAAGTAAAGGTACTTGGGTTAGAATGGGACATCAAAAGGGATACTCTTCAGTTGAAGCCTAACTTGCAAGAGGAAGCGGTAACAAAAAGAGGAGTACTGAAGACTATCGCATCAATCTACGATCCATGTGGTTATGCTGCACCCTATACCCTAGCGTCTAAACTTTTTCTACAAAGACTTTGGAAGGCTGGAGTATTATGGGACTCACCGTTATCAAGCGAACTAACGGAAGAATGGAACATAATCCGACAGAATTTGAAAGCCATTGGAGAAGTGTCGGTGGACAGATGCTACATAAAGACACCAATGGAAAGGAACTACCAACTACACTGTTTCACAGATGCCTCTCTACAGGCTTATGCAGCATCAGTTTTTTTAGTTTGCGGTTCAAAGAGAAGTTTCATTATGGGAAAATCCCGTCTGATACCGGTAAAAGACCAGGAGAGTCTCAAGATACCCCGTCTGGAACTTTTAGGAGTACTGATTGGCAGTAGGCTAATAAAGTTCGTTCTTAAGTTTCTTCAGCAGAAGATAGTAAGGCAAGTCTTGTGGACCGACAGCCAGATTGTTGTAGAATGGTGCAAATCTGATAAACTGTTGCCACCTTCGTTGCCAGGCGGGTAGAAGAGATCAGAAAGAATAAAGATCTGGAGATCAGATACCTTTCAACAGACCTGAATCCAGCAGACGTAGGCACCAGACCCACCTGTTCGAGAGAGGACAGAGAGAAATGGCTGACTGGTCCACAATTTATAGTAGAAGATCCTAAGACGTGGCCAACTACATCTAGCAGTGGACCAACCAGTTCTCTCTTGATTGGGGAGGGTCTTGGAATCCAAGAAGAAGAACCGATGGAAACAGTTGATCCAGACATACCCGATGTTAGTCCGATGGAAACGAGACATAGTGCAACCGCAAAAGAAGTAACCGCACAAGAAAATGATCAGACGCCAGATGATAAGTTTCTAAGGTTGAAAGAAATTCAAGCTGAATACTTTCCTCTAGAGGTAGAAGGAAAAGTAACTAGTTTAAGTTTGAATTTAGGCGTATTTAAAGACATAGATGACTTACTAAGATGTAAAGGTCGTATGAAACATGCAGACTGGTCATTTGATAAACGCTACCCTATACTTATACCGAAAAATTCAGACTTCACCAACGAAACTATAATGAAGATTCATCGAGAAAATATGCATGTTGGCGTGAGTCACACGTTAAGCAAGATAAGGGAAACTTACTGGATACCACAAGGAAGAAGCaaagttcaaaatattttgaggaAATGTCCTGAATGTAAGAAACATGACGGAGGGCCATATAAACTACCGGAAACTCCTGCTTTACCGAAAGAGAGGGTTAATTATAGTTCTCCATTTACATACGTTGGCACAGACTACCTGGGACCACTTCTAGTTAACAATGGGAATGGCAGTTGCAAAAGGTGGATTAGC contains these protein-coding regions:
- the LOC134742857 gene encoding uncharacterized protein LOC134742857, encoding MDDILLRRLRLINDKLTTDLEIIPDIVNSENLMQAQIAYSKLEASLKRLGSYLIEYFRLASTPASDEICLISEVQLQAEETLAELKVKIDQVTSTNKPSEKLTEPNSSCRLPKLQLPVYSGDVLAWCEFWDVFRSNIDSRNLPEVDKLSYLKTSVAGDAKKAIDGLSTTNANYDIAVSILKERFGKTSHLIDAHYAALYKVKMAKGSAEDCRKTFNEIEKHLKILESLGEDINHNHLRFMLLEKFPSELVYEIKLKVNDESIQELRGQLDRIITAKEDSERISGRKRPHETEDSTVGTLHINAKRAKYANQPQPQHSNQKKQNQQGGFDRRSVQIKKFIGFKKQNKGNRPNQTQTSNKGQSEPQPGPSGEKKEWVCVFCKGNHFNDKCTEATTLVERKKRLGKRCFLCFKLNHFMKDCKIGQGRPGEETVVTVLEEGITTLQTAIVYANPLDDKNKQYKYRLLLDPGSQRSYVTFQTAKELKLPVEEESHLVVFTFGDDPPKEIHSPIVTLQLLSRTNKKIVIRVNCVERISRGYIPNVKMKDLPETYVLADDGSLSGPVQILVGNEYYCNITYEKKVQLDSNLFLIDSALGWIISGRTESQLSDEPYVVTYTQTCIETKLHQPDPPLCDADIKSLWELECIGISDSPRATREEEAIKRVEEIRKNKDLEIRYLSTDLNPADVGTRPTCSREDREKWLTGPQFIVEDPKTWPTTSSSGPTSSLLIGEGLGIQEEEPMETVDPDIPDVSPMETRHSATAKEVTAQENDQTPDDKFLRLKEIQAEYFPLEVEGKVTSLSLNLGVFKDIDDLLRCKGRMKHADWSFDKRYPILIPKNSDFTNETIMKIHRENMHVGVSHTLSKIRETYWIPQGRSKVQNILRKCPECKKHDGGPYKLPETPALPKERVNYSSPFTYVGTDYLGPLLVNNGNGSCKRWISLYTCLAVRAIHLEVVKDLTAEEGLMALRRMISTRGVPSLITSDNAAHYKLLSEILQIPYCLDKEIRWKFIPQLAPWHGGFYERLVGLVKNCMKKTLQKHLLNDSQLVTAVKEIEAVLNTRPLTYVDSEPDHVLKPSDFLTMGKCITMETSNKDPTSQGTVTKDNLIKGWKKAQIILREFKEMFENRYLLNLRERYSHHPKEPRVTSKLEPKIGQIVQIKGDTRNRINWKVGKIVSLRESADGLCRVATVRVGDTEYTRSITHLYPLEIEEGEEHCKQTSPYNESAEEPLQLPDLPPPSCGNVDVQDVAESPSEQRFTPVTARDDPEEEVLPYASPVEERSSFKQVVESTSSKLNEPKPKSMSEPEPLAVVDPEYYDHTDPELHHLEEIAPEGQEDESRPKRAAALRALEKIKEWTSNLVAVLLPEAGSVATDANL